The following are from one region of the Gossypium hirsutum isolate 1008001.06 chromosome D03, Gossypium_hirsutum_v2.1, whole genome shotgun sequence genome:
- the LOC107932344 gene encoding uncharacterized protein, with the protein MGADFNKIRRLFNVDSINRNRLQLYSYLTDSIMLATPQVLQECGITSTFVVGSEVPIGFKHGTNEHRISFFLPTPSHPDEKIHRFSLCIVFSLASDQMLELLPSVHIFNETKMIKQRYRSSFIGIPETNDNTMLWLIHWPVTDCQFEGGDLVSCMVVPIHLSIRKFGVTYESEHNIRNEYGFSQLSTGDEVSTRNIKKDRTKYLLSLESYGNVKVQLCSYIEESKVIASPQVLYDYSIITTFDPLPFDYSGHYYGHQAGKTEVSISVPGIHTVPKTDILPKPYTRNTQ; encoded by the exons ATGGGAGCTGACTTCAACAAGATTAGAAGATTATTCAACGTGGATTCCATTAACAGAAATCGACTGCAACTTTATAGCTACCTAACAGACAGCATAATGCTAGCTACCCCACAG GTCTTGCAAGAATGTGGTATAACAAGCACATTTGTTGTAGGAAGTGAAGTTCCGATTGGGTTTAAGCATGGAACTAACGAGCAtcgaatctctttttttttgccAACACCATCTCATCCAGATGAAAAGATCCATCGGTTCAGCTTATGCATTGTTTTCTCTTTAGCTAGTGATCAAATGTTGGAGCTCCTACCAAGTGTCCACATTTTCAATGAGACCAAAATGATCAAGCAGAGATATCGCTCAAGTTTCATTGGAATTCCTGAGACTAACGATAACACAATGTTGTGGTTGATTCATTGGCCAGTAACGGACTGTCAGTTTGAAGGTGGTGACCTTGTGAGTTGCATGGTAGTGCCTATTCATCTCAGCATAAGAAAATTTGGCGTTACTTATGAATCAGAACACAACATTAGAAATGAATATGGCTTTTCGCAGTTATCTACAG GAGATGAAGTTTCCACAAGAAATATCAAGAAGGACCGAACTAAATATTTGCTCAGTTTGGAATCTTATGGAAATGTTAAAGTGCAACTTTGCAGTTATATAGAAGAATCAAAAGTGATTGCTTCCCCACAG GTATTATATGATTACAGTATAATTACAACATTTGATCCATTGCCATTTGATTACAGTGGTCATTACTATGGCCACCAAGCTGGCAAGACTGAGGTTTCAATATCAGTGCCAGGGATTCATACCGTACCGAAAACCGATATACTGCCGAAACCGTATACCCGCAATACACAATAA
- the LOC107932359 gene encoding disease resistance protein RPV1-like — protein sequence METQAFAKMKRLKLLQLDNVKFKGDFKDFPKRLRWLRWHGFCMQSFPVAFDINELVVLDMRNSKLKQVWKDRQCLPNLKILNLNHSHSLLKTPTFSGLPSLEKLMLKDCINLVEVDQSIGELKMLTFLNLKDCTSLRHLPRTIGSLISLEELILSGCSRLDDVPRELHNMESLKVLNLDETAIYQSRLGLHWLLLKRNKGLGFSWASLPGSLVNLSLESCKLSNDVMPNDLCNLASLKSLNLSRNPIHYLPESLKNLTKLDELLLTSCTELQMIPKLPVLHNVFACILISGGNSSFQGYRAILPCFFSSTRSVNIFGCEKLTEVEDVFKLEPIENFEAEEICWCKRQQQAVFFLA from the exons ATGGAAACTCAAGCATTTGCGAAGATGAAGAGACTTAAACTGCTTCAACTGGATAATGTAAAATTTAAAGGAGACTTCAAAGACTTTCCCAAAAGATTAAGATGGTTACGTTGGCATGGGTTTTGCATGCAATCTTTTCCGGTGGCTTTTGATATCAATGAACTAGTTGTTCTCGACATGCGCAACAGTAAACTTAAACAAGTTTGGAAGGATAGACAG TGTCTCCCAAATTTAAAGATCCTTAATCTCAACCATTCACATAGCCTTCTTAAAACCCCAACCTTTTCAGGACTCCCTAGCCTTGAGAAGTTGATGCTCAAAGATTGCATAAATTTGGTGGAAGTTGATCAATCCATTGGTGAGCTAAAGATGCTTACTTTCTTGAACCTTAAAGATTGCACTAGTCTTAGGCATCTTCCAAGGACAATTGGTTCATTAATATCACTTGAAGAGCTTATCTTATCTGGTTGTTCAAGACTTGATGATGTTCCGAGGGAGTTGCATAATATGGAATCATTGAAGGTGCTTAATTTAGATGAAACTGCCATATATCAATCAAGATTGGGGTTGCATTGGCTCTTACTAAAAAGAAACAAAGGATTGGGTTTCTCTTGGGCATCTCTACCGGGCTCTTTGGTAAACTTAAGCCTTGAAAGTTGCAAATTATCTAATGATGTCATGCCCAATGATCTTTGTAACTTGGCTTCCTTGAAATCCTTAAATTTAAGTAGAAACCCAATTCATTACCTACCCGAGAGCTTAAAAAACCTTACAAAACTTGATGAACTTCTATTGACTTCTTGCACTGAACTCCAAATGATTCCAAAGCTTCCGGTCTTGCACAATGTCTTTGCGTGCATCCTTATTTCTGGAGGCAATTCTTCATTTCAAGGATATAGGGCAATTCTTCCATGCTTCTTTTCTTCCACACGGTCTGTTAATATCTTTGGATGTGAAAAATTGACTGAGGTTGAAGATGTATTCAAGTTGGAaccaattgaaaactttgaagcaGAAGAGatttgttggtgcaagaggcagcaacaagCTGTTTTCTTTCTTGCTTGA
- the LOC121215619 gene encoding TMV resistance protein N-like, whose product MTMSEISRCTYHVFLSFRGEDTRRSFTDHLYTALVHLGIQTFRDDEEIERGNNIKDEIEKAILHHSKISIVVFSKNYAASTWCLNELVMILEHKKSSKHIVLPVFYYVDPSQVKNQTGSYAEAFTQHEQNFESETNMVQRWRNALKEVADIGGMVLQDRYVTHDQVPYGYFNPFH is encoded by the coding sequence atgaCAATGTCAGAAATCTCGCGATGTACTTATCATGTATTCTTGAGTTTTAGAGGTGAAGATACGCGCAGAAGTTTCACGGATCATCTTTACACAGCTTTGGTGCACTTGGGAATTCAAACATTTAGAGATGATGAGGAAATCGAGAGAGGGAATAACATAAAAGATGAAATTGAAAAAGCAATACTACACCACTCCAAAATTTCTATCGTTGTTTTCTCAAAGAATTATGCTGCATCCACATGGTGTCTTAACGAACTTGTAATGATATTGGAGCACAAGAAATCCTCTAAACACATTGTGTTGCCAGTTTTCTATTATGTGGATCCGAGTCAAGTCAAGAACCAGACGGGAAGTTATGCAGAAGCATTTACCCAACATGAACAAAACTTTGAGTCCGAAACCAACATGGTACAAAGATGGAGGAATGCTTTAAAAGAAGTTGCGGATATAGGAGGCATGGTTCTACAAGACAGGTACGTTACACATGATCAAGTTCCATATGGTTACTTCAATCCTTTTCATTAA